A single Anatilimnocola floriformis DNA region contains:
- a CDS encoding RraA family protein, whose translation MPADESISLAQMRAVFYSAVVCDALDALGYPHQSPRVPLSPLTTTGVLIGRCKTTLWADMAHPDPSPYELELQAVDTCQPDDVIIAAAGGTFRSGLWGELLSTAARRTGCVGAIVDGAVRDRAKMTQMGFPIWARGTSLYDSKDRNRVIDIDVPVEIDGVRFVPGDLVVADIDGVVVIPRAVEAEVVRHAWNKVHDENIVRQAIADGMTATAAFKKYGVL comes from the coding sequence CGATGCCCTCGATGCGCTGGGCTACCCGCACCAATCGCCACGAGTGCCGCTCTCGCCGCTGACGACGACTGGCGTGTTAATTGGCCGTTGCAAGACAACCCTCTGGGCCGACATGGCTCATCCGGATCCGAGTCCCTACGAACTCGAGCTCCAAGCCGTCGACACTTGTCAGCCGGACGATGTGATCATCGCTGCGGCTGGCGGAACGTTTCGCTCAGGTCTGTGGGGCGAACTACTCTCGACCGCTGCTCGGCGAACCGGTTGTGTCGGCGCAATCGTCGATGGCGCTGTCCGCGACCGAGCGAAGATGACTCAGATGGGCTTTCCGATCTGGGCCCGTGGCACGAGTCTTTACGACAGCAAAGATCGCAATCGCGTGATCGACATCGACGTGCCGGTTGAAATCGATGGCGTGCGGTTTGTGCCTGGCGATCTCGTCGTCGCCGATATCGATGGCGTGGTGGTTATCCCGCGCGCCGTCGAAGCAGAAGTTGTCCGTCACGCCTGGAACAAAGTCCACGACGAAAACATCGTCCGCCAAGCCATCGCCGACGGAATGACGGCGACAGCGGCGTTTAAGAAGTATGGAGTGCTGTAA